In one Candidatus Kryptonium sp. genomic region, the following are encoded:
- a CDS encoding Glu/Leu/Phe/Val dehydrogenase: MALETFDKAADLLELEWDIREHIKYPERILIVNFPVRMDNGRVQHFEGYRVQYSTARGPAKGGIRYHPSVTLDEVKALAFWMTWKCAIVNIPFGGGKGGVVCNPKEMSIGELERLTRRYTAEILPLIGPEKDIPAPDVYTNPQVMAWIMDTYSMMKGYAVPGVVTGKPVQLGGSLGRDQATGRGVFYTTQKAVEHLGMKLENSTVVVQGFGNAGSVAAMLFEKAGAKVIAVNDSKGGVYNDKGLDVMKLIEYKNKTGSVVGFPGAEPISADELLALKCDILVPAALENAIHEGNAGRINAKIVAEAANGPTTPEGDAILESKGVFVIPDILCNAGGVTVSYFEWVQDEQHLFWDEEQIYNMLERIMKRAFDEVVNIHLKRNVSMRMAAYMLGISRVAEAVRLRGLYP, translated from the coding sequence ATGGCTCTTGAGACATTTGACAAAGCTGCTGATCTTTTAGAACTTGAGTGGGATATTCGCGAGCACATCAAGTATCCCGAGAGAATTTTAATTGTTAATTTCCCAGTTCGTATGGATAACGGTAGGGTTCAACATTTTGAAGGGTATCGTGTTCAATATAGCACAGCGCGAGGTCCAGCAAAGGGCGGAATAAGGTATCATCCAAGCGTTACTCTTGATGAGGTTAAGGCTCTTGCGTTCTGGATGACTTGGAAATGCGCCATTGTTAATATCCCATTTGGTGGGGGTAAAGGTGGGGTTGTTTGTAATCCAAAAGAGATGTCAATTGGGGAACTTGAAAGATTAACGAGAAGATATACAGCGGAAATTTTACCATTGATTGGTCCAGAAAAAGATATTCCAGCGCCGGATGTCTATACTAATCCACAAGTGATGGCGTGGATAATGGACACTTACAGCATGATGAAAGGTTATGCGGTTCCTGGTGTTGTCACAGGAAAACCAGTGCAACTTGGCGGTTCTCTTGGTCGTGATCAAGCAACAGGGCGTGGAGTGTTTTACACAACTCAAAAAGCGGTTGAACATCTCGGTATGAAGCTTGAAAATTCAACCGTTGTCGTGCAAGGTTTTGGAAACGCTGGCTCTGTCGCAGCGATGTTATTTGAAAAAGCCGGCGCTAAAGTTATAGCTGTGAATGATTCAAAAGGCGGAGTTTATAATGACAAAGGTCTTGATGTGATGAAATTAATTGAGTATAAGAACAAAACCGGTAGCGTTGTTGGTTTCCCAGGCGCAGAACCAATAAGTGCAGATGAGCTCTTAGCTTTGAAGTGTGATATTCTCGTTCCAGCTGCACTTGAAAATGCAATTCATGAGGGCAATGCCGGAAGGATCAATGCTAAAATCGTCGCAGAAGCTGCGAACGGACCAACAACTCCAGAAGGAGATGCGATTCTTGAAAGTAAAGGTGTGTTTGTAATCCCAGATATACTTTGCAATGCTGGTGGAGTTACTGTTTCATACTTTGAATGGGTGCAAGATGAACAACACTTATTCTGGGATGAAGAACAAATTTATAACATGCTTGAGAGAATAATGAAACGTGCTTTTGACGAGGTTGTTAATATCCATCTGAAGAGAAATGTTTCAATGAGGATGGCTGCTTATATGCTTGGGATCAGCAGAGTTGCTGAA
- a CDS encoding Signal peptidase-like protein, translating into MDRQIDSPFWLDESWESFGSGWEQLDKTFIAGIESEGLEVEEAKLPCESCFKKPFDPELAKIEHTLNLVEVEFKSMRRDFFINDQDLDLKPGDYVLVEAIRGIDLGRVHLVGEKVHNKRNFLGIVGQAMKKVIRVANEDDLNKLKKNREDEVKAYYIFKERVKLFNLDMKLIDVEYQFDRNRLTFYFTASGRVDFRAFVRDLAKIFKTRIELWQIGVRDEARKIGGIGSCGRALCCNTWLEKFSKVTLVHARFQNLPLNPIKLSGQCGRLKCCLLFEIGTYLEALKNFPPIDYEIQTEKGIGKIVKFDIFKNFIYVHYGNDIWERYTLDEIRKFVPPEAFEKNKEIFSNGFS; encoded by the coding sequence ATGGACAGGCAAATAGATTCACCTTTTTGGCTTGATGAAAGCTGGGAATCATTCGGAAGTGGTTGGGAGCAGTTAGATAAAACATTTATAGCGGGAATTGAATCAGAAGGTCTTGAGGTAGAAGAAGCAAAACTTCCTTGTGAATCCTGCTTTAAAAAGCCTTTTGATCCGGAGCTTGCTAAAATTGAACATACCTTAAATCTTGTTGAAGTTGAATTTAAAAGCATGCGTCGGGACTTCTTTATAAATGATCAAGATCTTGATCTTAAGCCTGGAGATTATGTCCTCGTTGAAGCAATTCGTGGAATTGACCTTGGAAGGGTGCATCTCGTTGGCGAGAAGGTTCATAACAAAAGAAACTTTTTAGGCATCGTTGGTCAAGCAATGAAGAAAGTTATAAGGGTTGCAAATGAAGATGATTTGAATAAGCTAAAGAAAAATAGAGAAGATGAGGTCAAGGCATATTACATCTTCAAGGAAAGAGTGAAACTTTTCAATCTTGATATGAAGCTAATTGATGTTGAATATCAATTTGATAGAAATCGTCTTACATTTTACTTCACTGCAAGTGGTAGAGTTGATTTCCGTGCTTTTGTTCGTGATCTTGCAAAGATCTTCAAAACGAGAATTGAACTTTGGCAAATCGGCGTGAGAGATGAAGCAAGGAAAATCGGTGGAATCGGCAGTTGTGGGCGAGCTTTGTGTTGCAACACATGGCTTGAAAAATTCAGCAAGGTCACACTCGTTCACGCGAGATTTCAAAACTTACCTTTGAATCCGATAAAGCTATCAGGACAGTGCGGGAGATTGAAATGTTGTCTTTTATTTGAAATTGGAACATACCTTGAGGCATTGAAGAATTTCCCGCCGATTGATTATGAGATACAAACCGAAAAGGGAATCGGAAAAATTGTAAAATTTGATATATTCAAAAACTTTATTTATGTGCATTATGGCAATGACATTTGGGAAAGATATACGCTTGATGAAATTAGAAAATTCGTTCCCCCTGAGGCATTTGAAAAGAACAAGGAAATTTTCTCAAATGGGTTCAGTTGA
- the holB gene encoding DNA polymerase III subunit delta', which produces MAWSNVIGQDKVKQILINAILNEKVSQAYLFYGPEGVGKDAMAIEFAKALNCERRKGEACDECKTCKGISEFSHPNVKFIFKLPLGRNETKDDSPLEKLDESEIKIIQEQVKLKSQNPYHKITIPRANNIKINSIREIKMEVSHSTFIPGWRVIIVSDADAMTEQAANAFLKTLEEPTPKTVIILTTANKDKLLPTIISRCQLVRFSYLSDDEIARALIERYDVSEARARLIARLANGSFGKALELLDVTVKDKRIKPIDFLATIASGRVVKLLIEIEKIVTDYERSEIENFLNIILTWFRDALMIKVGLEDKVINVDMLERLKKFVANYGEFEYDRAISLVEKAITQVERNVQLNLVLINLSIELSELMNKAYLKTKQTGILQWTGK; this is translated from the coding sequence ATGGCTTGGTCAAATGTAATAGGTCAGGATAAGGTAAAGCAGATCTTGATAAATGCGATTTTAAACGAAAAAGTATCGCAAGCTTATCTGTTCTATGGACCAGAGGGTGTTGGGAAAGATGCGATGGCAATTGAGTTTGCTAAAGCATTGAATTGCGAGAGAAGAAAAGGTGAGGCGTGCGATGAGTGTAAAACATGCAAAGGGATTTCTGAATTTTCACATCCAAATGTTAAGTTCATCTTTAAATTGCCTCTCGGTAGGAACGAGACGAAGGATGACTCGCCACTTGAAAAGCTTGATGAATCAGAGATAAAAATTATACAGGAACAAGTAAAGCTTAAATCTCAAAATCCCTATCATAAAATCACAATCCCGCGAGCAAACAACATTAAGATTAATAGTATCCGGGAAATCAAAATGGAGGTATCGCACAGTACATTTATTCCCGGTTGGAGAGTGATAATAGTATCCGATGCGGATGCGATGACGGAACAAGCGGCGAACGCATTTCTTAAAACACTTGAAGAACCAACGCCAAAGACAGTGATAATTTTGACCACTGCTAACAAAGATAAACTCCTTCCAACAATTATATCAAGATGTCAACTTGTTAGATTTTCTTATCTTTCAGATGACGAGATAGCTAGAGCGCTTATTGAAAGATATGATGTAAGTGAAGCAAGGGCACGACTTATTGCACGGCTTGCGAATGGAAGTTTTGGGAAAGCGCTTGAACTTCTTGATGTCACAGTAAAAGATAAAAGAATCAAACCGATTGATTTCCTTGCAACTATTGCTTCAGGTAGAGTCGTTAAGTTATTGATTGAAATTGAAAAAATCGTGACTGATTACGAAAGAAGTGAGATAGAGAATTTTCTTAATATAATTCTCACATGGTTCAGAGATGCGCTTATGATAAAAGTTGGTTTGGAGGACAAAGTTATAAATGTTGATATGCTCGAGCGATTGAAGAAATTTGTTGCTAACTATGGTGAGTTTGAATATGACAGGGCAATTTCTCTTGTTGAAAAAGCCATTACGCAAGTTGAGAGAAATGTCCAGTTGAACTTAGTTTTGATAAATCTTTCAATTGAACTTTCTGAATTGATGAACAAAGCTTATCTAAAAACAAAACAAACAGGCATATTGCAATGGACAGGCAAATAG
- a CDS encoding BamA/TamA family outer membrane protein, giving the protein MRNLIFVLLICLGTISEVYGQDFELKKISFQGNKTLTQRELYSVIVSRQSPSKFWQILYKINERLGDKPQYLERIKLINDIINLRNYYLDNGFFDVKIDTLIDYNHEDKTANLTFLIQEGQPYLIDKIEFTGFDEVPESLKAILFDFSVLKLGKRYRRIDVEAEIQRILNLLYDNGYPKAYVDRAKVRVFVDSLRKVVSVFVPFNPDGRFIIRDIKIFFEEPGRMKISEELITRELEFKSGELYNQSLILRSESNLAQIGLFEIVRIGVGQMEEKDTINFADINVSVVTRNKQDISPSIYFSDERNAFNVGVSLDYQNRNFLGGGRNFSASLRFQIQSLNLKNLPTLTDTISAGLIETNLKLNQPYLLGRRIPSEFSLSLMIDKQKNYTLNIARNRVRFIYKPSDEYSGFFDWDIEGIDIRFQKAVDPLLEKLYQRQLNSILTLTFQIDRTDDLIYPRSGYAHLISVEEGGIVPYFLGMMGIKVLPFSQYYKFGWLYRRFFSLNNSVFAFKFKLGIANEFFIKSERKFELQPIPINRRFFAGGSASVRGWRVRELGTVPEPSLGGNVLIEGNFENRIIFWKNFGTVFFVDLGNLWDDLKYVKLNQFAVAAGFGFRYLTFFGGFRLDFGFKIYDPGSYTKLIFNKTAKQILKEMVFHIGVGQTF; this is encoded by the coding sequence ATGAGAAACTTAATCTTTGTTCTTTTAATTTGCTTGGGCACGATCTCTGAAGTATACGGACAAGATTTTGAATTGAAAAAGATCAGTTTCCAAGGGAATAAAACTCTCACTCAACGAGAACTATATTCCGTTATCGTATCAAGACAAAGCCCTTCTAAATTTTGGCAAATTCTTTACAAGATAAATGAACGCCTCGGGGACAAACCACAGTATCTTGAAAGAATTAAGTTGATAAACGATATCATAAACCTTCGGAATTATTATCTTGACAACGGCTTTTTTGATGTAAAGATAGACACATTGATTGATTACAACCACGAGGATAAAACCGCAAATTTAACATTTCTAATTCAAGAGGGACAACCTTATCTAATTGATAAAATTGAATTCACAGGTTTTGATGAAGTTCCCGAATCTTTGAAAGCAATTTTGTTTGATTTCTCCGTCCTTAAACTTGGGAAAAGATATAGAAGAATTGATGTTGAAGCCGAGATTCAGAGAATTTTAAATTTGTTATACGACAATGGTTATCCAAAGGCATATGTTGATAGGGCGAAAGTCCGCGTTTTTGTTGATTCATTAAGAAAAGTCGTTTCTGTTTTCGTTCCGTTTAATCCAGATGGGAGATTTATAATAAGAGATATAAAAATTTTCTTTGAAGAGCCGGGGAGGATGAAAATTTCGGAAGAATTGATAACGCGTGAACTTGAATTTAAGAGTGGTGAATTGTATAATCAAAGTTTGATTTTGAGAAGTGAATCAAATTTAGCACAAATTGGTTTGTTTGAAATAGTTAGAATTGGCGTTGGGCAAATGGAGGAAAAAGATACGATAAATTTTGCAGACATAAATGTTTCAGTTGTCACGAGAAATAAGCAAGATATTTCTCCGTCAATTTATTTCAGCGATGAAAGAAATGCTTTCAATGTCGGTGTTTCTCTTGATTATCAAAATAGAAATTTTCTCGGTGGTGGAAGAAATTTTTCGGCAAGCCTGAGATTTCAAATTCAAAGTTTAAATTTGAAAAACTTGCCAACTCTTACGGATACGATAAGCGCAGGGTTGATTGAGACGAACTTGAAGCTAAATCAACCGTATCTGCTTGGGCGAAGAATTCCAAGCGAGTTCAGCTTGTCTTTAATGATAGATAAGCAAAAAAATTACACTTTGAACATAGCAAGAAATAGGGTAAGGTTCATTTATAAACCGAGTGACGAATATTCTGGTTTCTTTGATTGGGATATTGAGGGGATTGATATAAGATTTCAAAAAGCGGTTGATCCGTTGCTTGAAAAACTTTATCAAAGACAGCTTAACTCAATTTTGACTTTAACTTTTCAAATTGATAGGACAGACGATTTGATCTATCCGCGCTCGGGGTATGCTCATTTGATCTCTGTTGAAGAGGGGGGAATAGTTCCGTATTTTTTGGGTATGATGGGGATAAAAGTTTTGCCTTTTTCCCAGTATTATAAATTTGGTTGGCTTTACAGAAGATTTTTCAGCTTGAATAATTCTGTTTTTGCGTTTAAATTTAAGTTAGGTATTGCGAACGAATTTTTCATTAAATCAGAGAGAAAGTTTGAGTTGCAACCTATACCGATAAATAGAAGGTTTTTTGCTGGTGGAAGTGCAAGCGTTCGCGGTTGGCGAGTAAGAGAACTTGGGACTGTGCCTGAACCTTCACTCGGTGGAAATGTTTTGATAGAAGGGAATTTTGAAAATAGAATTATATTTTGGAAAAATTTTGGGACGGTATTTTTTGTTGATTTGGGGAATTTGTGGGATGATTTGAAATATGTTAAATTGAATCAGTTTGCGGTTGCTGCTGGATTTGGCTTTAGATACTTAACATTTTTCGGTGGCTTCCGGCTTGATTTTGGTTTTAAAATTTATGATCCCGGCTCTTACACGAAGTTAATTTTTAATAAAACTGCGAAGCAAATTCTAAAAGAGATGGTCTTTCATATCGGAGTAGGACAAACTTTCTAA
- a CDS encoding DUF2795 domain-containing protein has product MLWTPELIRYLEGAPWPATKQELIEYAKRIGAPPEVIQNLEELEDSDEEYNGIEDIWPDYSPEDEDDYLYGEEDEY; this is encoded by the coding sequence ATGTTGTGGACACCTGAGTTAATTCGTTATCTTGAAGGTGCACCATGGCCGGCGACAAAGCAGGAACTTATTGAATATGCCAAAAGAATCGGAGCTCCACCTGAAGTAATTCAAAATCTTGAAGAACTTGAAGATTCCGATGAGGAATATAATGGGATTGAAGATATTTGGCCAGATTATTCCCCTGAAGATGAAGATGATTACCTTTATGGTGAGGAAGATGAATATTGA
- a CDS encoding peptidoglycan DD-metalloendopeptidase family protein yields the protein MGRKVFYIDTENLSLSEVRNIQLKFLLLIFLIIVFSLGFLFVLNYFTGDILGFGKARAEKLQRENNLLKEQLRILKEKFQRIENIVAKLLEQDRELRLAVDLKPIDEDIKKVAVGGVEEKYEFNFSDEEVEKLLAESFAKLNKLEREVRLQQKSYEEIYKQYKLNQEKFRHIPAILPLKGGLASKFGYRRHPILGIWAMHEGVDLVVDVGTPVYATGDGIVSYVGYRGRYGLLVEINHGFGYVTIYAHLSKALVREGQKVKRGDKIGLSGATGLVTAPHLHYEVWKDGIPQNPLNYFFEEVDPSRYKELVQELNNKNNGG from the coding sequence ATGGGAAGGAAGGTTTTCTATATTGACACAGAGAACCTGAGTTTAAGCGAGGTTAGAAACATTCAGCTTAAATTTTTATTGCTGATTTTTCTTATCATTGTTTTCAGTTTAGGGTTTCTTTTCGTTTTAAACTATTTCACAGGTGATATTCTCGGCTTTGGAAAGGCAAGGGCAGAGAAATTACAGCGGGAAAATAATCTTTTAAAAGAACAGTTAAGAATTTTAAAGGAGAAATTTCAACGAATTGAGAACATAGTAGCGAAGTTGCTTGAGCAAGACAGGGAATTACGACTTGCGGTGGATTTGAAACCAATTGACGAAGATATTAAGAAGGTCGCTGTCGGTGGAGTTGAAGAAAAGTACGAATTCAATTTTTCTGACGAAGAAGTTGAAAAATTACTCGCTGAATCATTTGCGAAGCTTAATAAACTTGAAAGGGAAGTTAGATTACAACAGAAAAGTTATGAAGAAATTTACAAACAATATAAGCTCAACCAGGAGAAGTTTAGACACATACCTGCGATTTTGCCTTTAAAAGGTGGTTTAGCGTCAAAATTTGGATATAGGCGTCATCCGATACTTGGAATTTGGGCGATGCACGAGGGAGTAGACCTTGTCGTTGATGTTGGGACCCCTGTTTATGCAACTGGCGATGGAATTGTAAGTTATGTTGGATATAGAGGTAGATACGGACTTCTTGTAGAAATTAACCATGGTTTTGGTTATGTAACTATTTATGCGCATCTTTCAAAAGCATTGGTGAGAGAGGGACAAAAGGTCAAACGTGGAGATAAAATTGGGCTAAGTGGTGCAACTGGTCTAGTGACAGCACCGCATTTGCATTATGAAGTGTGGAAAGATGGTATTCCACAGAATCCATTAAATTACTTCTTTGAAGAAGTTGATCCATCAAGATATAAAGAGCTTGTTCAGGAGTTAAACAACAAAAATAACGGAGGCTGA
- the dctP gene encoding TRAP transporter substrate-binding protein DctP has translation MKKIFLFLLLLNFAIAQEYLIKVATIAPEGSTWINVLREYDAQIRKESNGRIGFKIYAGGVAGDEIDVLKKIRIGQYHAGGFTGVGIGQIAPNLRVLDSPFLFKTYDEVDYIYQKFNDEFEKEIEKGGFVLLGWAEVGFVYTFTKTPVYGIEDLKKLRMWAWQGDPIAEVAYKVIGITPVPLSVTEVLTSLQTGLIDGVYGSPLAVLATQWFTKVKYMHNVPLSDASGALLISKKYFDSLPKDLQDILIRNGKKYMRRLVELSRKDNEKAVETLKKNGIIITNPPSKKLLEEYDEIGRKARRMLVGKLFTEEWLNKIEKALEEYRKLNQKASN, from the coding sequence ATGAAGAAAATTTTTCTCTTTCTTTTGCTTTTAAATTTTGCAATAGCACAGGAATATCTTATAAAAGTTGCGACAATCGCTCCCGAGGGAAGCACTTGGATAAATGTCTTGCGAGAATATGACGCTCAAATAAGAAAAGAAAGCAACGGAAGAATCGGATTTAAGATCTATGCTGGAGGTGTCGCTGGAGATGAAATTGATGTCCTGAAAAAAATTCGCATAGGTCAATATCACGCTGGCGGATTTACAGGAGTTGGAATTGGACAGATAGCGCCGAATTTAAGAGTGCTTGATTCCCCATTTCTCTTCAAAACTTATGATGAAGTTGATTATATCTATCAAAAATTTAACGATGAATTTGAAAAAGAAATTGAGAAAGGCGGTTTCGTCTTGCTTGGATGGGCTGAAGTTGGATTTGTTTACACATTTACGAAAACCCCAGTTTATGGAATTGAAGACCTAAAGAAGCTAAGAATGTGGGCTTGGCAAGGTGATCCAATTGCAGAAGTAGCATATAAAGTCATTGGAATTACACCAGTTCCACTTTCTGTGACGGAAGTTTTAACATCTTTACAAACTGGATTGATAGATGGCGTCTATGGTTCTCCCTTGGCAGTGCTTGCAACACAATGGTTCACAAAAGTTAAATACATGCATAATGTCCCTCTCAGCGATGCGTCAGGGGCGTTGTTGATCTCTAAAAAATACTTTGATTCACTCCCCAAAGACCTGCAAGATATACTAATACGAAACGGAAAAAAGTACATGCGAAGACTCGTTGAATTGAGCAGGAAAGATAACGAAAAAGCGGTTGAGACATTGAAGAAAAACGGAATAATCATCACAAACCCTCCCTCTAAAAAGCTCCTTGAAGAATATGACGAAATCGGTAGGAAGGCAAGACGAATGCTTGTGGGGAAATTGTTCACCGAAGAATGGCTTAACAAAATTGAAAAAGCTCTTGAAGAATATCGCAAGTTAAATCAAAAAGCATCAAACTGA
- the metG gene encoding methionine--tRNA ligase, producing the protein MNKNFKRILVTAALPYANGPIHLGHLAGAYLPADIYVRYQRLKGRDVIYICGSDEHGVPITITAEKEGITPQQVVDKYHYMNKESFERFGMSFDNYSRTSLQIHHKTAQEFFLELYKKGILKEKTTKQLYCEKDRMFLADRYVEGICPVCGSSGARGDQCEKCGSWLEQTDLIEPKCKICGSTPVIRDTSHWYLPLGDFQKRLEEWISAKTDWKENVKQYVYSWFKEGLQDRAVTRDLHWGVKVPIQGVEGKVIYVWFDALLGYISATKEWAQKIGQPEKWRDYWQNQDTRLIHFIGKDNIVFHCIVFPAMLMAWNEGRNDEIYVLPDNVPANEFLNLEGKKLSTSRNYAVWLNEYLEKFEPDPLRYALASILPETKDTDFSWKDFQARNNNELADILGNFVNRTLTFVKKNFRNRVPERFELEEIDKELIAKLKEYTNKIAENYENFRIRDGVFETMNLARFANKYFNDTEPWRTIKENPNRASTSVNLCLQVVRSLAILFEPVLPFSSRKIWDMLNLKDDIVKVGWDSAGELMLEAGHELGEPRILFRKIEDAEIEEEIRKLKVAAGELVEERIEFKPQVSIEDFEKIDLRVAEIIECEKIQNSEKLLKLKVKIGREERQIVAGIGKHYKPEELIGKKVVVVANLKPAKLMGIESQGMLLAAVKDEKLTIITTLDEIESGSQVR; encoded by the coding sequence TTGAACAAAAATTTCAAAAGAATTCTTGTAACTGCTGCACTTCCTTACGCGAATGGACCGATCCACCTTGGGCATCTTGCTGGCGCATATCTTCCCGCAGATATATATGTCCGTTATCAAAGATTGAAAGGAAGAGATGTTATTTACATTTGCGGTTCAGATGAGCATGGGGTTCCCATAACTATCACCGCTGAGAAGGAGGGCATCACTCCACAGCAAGTGGTTGATAAGTATCACTACATGAACAAGGAAAGTTTTGAAAGGTTTGGAATGAGTTTTGATAATTACTCGCGGACTTCGCTTCAAATCCATCATAAAACGGCACAAGAATTTTTCCTTGAACTTTACAAGAAGGGGATTTTAAAAGAGAAAACCACAAAACAGCTCTATTGTGAAAAAGATAGGATGTTCCTTGCAGATAGATATGTTGAGGGGATTTGTCCCGTGTGTGGTTCATCTGGAGCAAGAGGTGATCAATGTGAAAAATGTGGAAGCTGGCTTGAACAAACCGATCTAATTGAGCCGAAATGTAAGATCTGCGGTTCAACTCCAGTAATTAGAGATACATCGCATTGGTATCTGCCATTGGGTGATTTCCAAAAACGACTTGAGGAATGGATAAGCGCCAAAACTGATTGGAAGGAGAATGTAAAGCAGTATGTCTATTCATGGTTCAAGGAAGGATTACAAGATAGAGCTGTGACAAGGGATTTACATTGGGGGGTCAAAGTTCCAATTCAAGGTGTTGAAGGAAAGGTAATTTATGTATGGTTTGATGCTTTGCTTGGATATATTTCAGCTACGAAGGAATGGGCGCAAAAAATCGGGCAACCAGAAAAATGGCGTGATTATTGGCAAAATCAAGACACAAGGTTAATTCATTTCATTGGAAAAGATAACATTGTATTTCACTGCATTGTTTTCCCAGCGATGCTCATGGCTTGGAACGAAGGAAGAAACGATGAGATTTATGTTCTACCTGATAATGTCCCCGCAAATGAATTTTTAAACTTGGAAGGCAAGAAACTATCAACCAGTAGAAATTACGCCGTATGGTTAAACGAATATCTTGAAAAGTTTGAACCAGATCCATTGCGTTACGCCCTTGCGAGCATTTTGCCGGAAACGAAAGACACTGATTTTTCATGGAAGGATTTTCAAGCAAGAAACAACAACGAACTTGCGGATATACTTGGTAACTTTGTTAACAGAACTTTAACATTTGTTAAAAAGAATTTTAGAAATCGCGTCCCCGAAAGATTTGAACTTGAAGAGATAGACAAGGAATTGATAGCGAAGCTGAAAGAGTACACAAATAAGATAGCGGAAAACTATGAGAATTTTAGAATAAGAGATGGAGTTTTTGAAACTATGAATCTCGCAAGGTTTGCTAATAAATACTTTAACGATACAGAGCCGTGGAGGACAATAAAAGAAAACCCAAACCGTGCTTCAACTTCAGTAAATCTTTGTCTTCAAGTTGTTAGATCACTTGCCATTTTATTTGAACCTGTTTTGCCTTTTTCATCACGAAAGATATGGGATATGTTGAATTTGAAAGATGATATTGTGAAGGTTGGTTGGGACAGCGCTGGTGAACTAATGCTTGAAGCAGGACATGAACTTGGTGAGCCGAGAATTTTATTTAGAAAGATTGAGGATGCCGAAATTGAGGAAGAGATAAGAAAATTGAAAGTTGCAGCTGGCGAACTCGTTGAAGAAAGGATTGAATTCAAACCTCAAGTTTCAATTGAAGATTTTGAGAAAATTGATCTTCGTGTCGCCGAAATTATTGAATGTGAAAAGATTCAAAATTCAGAAAAGCTCTTGAAATTAAAAGTTAAGATCGGGCGCGAGGAAAGACAAATTGTTGCTGGTATTGGTAAACATTATAAGCCGGAAGAACTCATTGGCAAAAAAGTTGTTGTGGTTGCAAACCTAAAACCAGCTAAATTAATGGGAATTGAATCCCAAGGTATGCTCCTTGCAGCTGTTAAGGATGAAAAGTTAACAATCATAACAACACTTGATGAAATTGAAAGCGGAAGCCAAGTAAGATAA
- a CDS encoding TRAP transporter TatT component family protein has translation MAIRYAGGIFDAGVKAIFSETDYEIAKSSIPANLKLLEALYNVDSLNEKTVTFLVQGYTGYALGFVEDDDPQRAKLLYKRAFDYGMKFLKSKNKKFAESVDGDFEKFEKVLKSDFKRKDVPILFWTAMAWGSYVNLSRDDPDAIAQIPKIEAMVKRTIELDETYFYSSGNMFLGVLLSARPKLFGGDPEKGKEHFEKCIQISGGKFLLPYVFYARYYAVQTQDRELFEKLLNYVLESPPELLKDAELLNIIAKKKAEKFKNIGDELF, from the coding sequence ATGGCAATAAGATACGCTGGCGGAATCTTTGACGCCGGAGTAAAAGCGATATTTAGCGAAACCGATTATGAAATCGCAAAATCAAGCATCCCAGCAAATTTAAAACTTCTTGAGGCACTTTACAATGTTGATTCCCTCAACGAGAAAACCGTCACATTTTTAGTTCAAGGATATACTGGATACGCTTTAGGTTTTGTTGAAGATGATGATCCTCAAAGGGCGAAACTTCTTTACAAAAGAGCTTTTGACTACGGGATGAAATTTTTAAAGTCAAAAAACAAAAAATTTGCTGAATCCGTTGATGGAGATTTTGAAAAATTTGAGAAAGTTTTAAAATCTGATTTCAAGCGAAAAGATGTACCGATTTTATTTTGGACTGCGATGGCTTGGGGAAGCTATGTCAACCTAAGTAGAGATGATCCAGATGCGATAGCGCAAATTCCAAAAATAGAAGCGATGGTCAAACGCACTATTGAACTTGATGAAACTTATTTCTATAGCTCTGGAAATATGTTTCTCGGCGTTTTGCTTTCAGCTAGACCAAAGCTGTTTGGAGGAGATCCAGAAAAAGGGAAAGAACATTTTGAAAAATGTATACAAATTTCCGGAGGGAAATTTCTACTTCCATATGTTTTCTACGCAAGATATTACGCTGTTCAAACGCAGGATAGAGAACTTTTTGAAAAGCTACTAAATTATGTTCTTGAATCACCACCAGAGCTTCTAAAAGATGCTGAACTACTTAACATAATTGCCAAGAAAAAAGCCGAAAAATTTAAAAACATAGGCGACGAATTATTTTAA